A stretch of DNA from Catenulispora acidiphila DSM 44928:
TCAGCCTGCACGCGCCGAGCACCGCCGAGACCCGGCACCAGATGGACCGGCGCCGGCTGGCTCTGATGAAGGACGGCGCGACCCTGATCAACACCGCGCGCGGCGCCCTGGTCGACACCGCGGCGCTGGCCGACGAACTGCGGGCCGGGCGGCTGTACGCGGTCGCCGACGTCACCGATCCCGATCCGCTGCCGCCGGACTCGGAGCTGTTCGACCTGCCGAACCTCACGCTGACCCCGCACGTCGCCGGCTCGATCGGCGGCGAACTGCGGCGGCTGGGCGATTTCGTCCTGGCTGAGCTGCGGCGCCTGACCGCCGGGACCGAGCTGCTCGGACGGGTGTTGCCCGAGACTCTGCCATCCATAGCGTGACAGCCACTTGCTACCTCTTCACTTGCTACCCCCTCACCTGAGAGCCCACAGAGAGCGAGTCCCGATATGCGAACCAGTAAGAACGTCCACCGCGCCGGCGTCATAGCCGCCGCGGTGGCCGTCTCGGCCGCGAGCCTGTCGGCCTGTGGCAGCTCCAGCAAGCCCGGCACGTCCTCCGGCGCCAAGTCCTCGGGCAGCACCTCGTTCACCTACTGGTCGATGTGGCAGCAGAACGAGCCGCAGGCCAAGGTGATCAAGAAGGCCGCCGACGACTTCACCGCCGCCACCGGTATCAAGGTGACCATCCAGTGGCAGGGCCGCGACGTCATCACCAAGCTGACCCCGACGCTGCGCACCGGCTCCTCGGCGGACCTGGTCGACCAGTCGGTGAACGCGCTCGGCGCGCTGGTCGCCAAGGACGAGACCACCGACCTGAGCAGCCTGTACGGCACCACGATCCCCGGCGAGTCGCAGACCGTCGGCCAGGTCATCCCCGACAGCTACAAGCCGTTCCTGAACGACAAGAACGGCAAGCCTTTCATCGCGCCTTACGAGGTCTCCTCCGAAGGCCTGTGGTTCGACGCGTCGAAGTTCCCCGCCCTCGCTGCCAACCCGCCGAAGACCTGGGACGATCTGCTCGCGCTGTTCGACAAGGCCAAGGGCATGGGGATGACGCCGGTCGCGGTCCCCGGCGACGACAAGTACTGGGTGCTGCTGACCCTTCAGCGCGAGCTGGGTACTGACACCCTGAAGAAGTTGGCGAGCGACAAGACC
This window harbors:
- a CDS encoding ABC transporter substrate-binding protein, with product MRTSKNVHRAGVIAAAVAVSAASLSACGSSSKPGTSSGAKSSGSTSFTYWSMWQQNEPQAKVIKKAADDFTAATGIKVTIQWQGRDVITKLTPTLRTGSSADLVDQSVNALGALVAKDETTDLSSLYGTTIPGESQTVGQVIPDSYKPFLNDKNGKPFIAPYEVSSEGLWFDASKFPALAANPPKTWDDLLALFDKAKGMGMTPVAVPGDDKYWVLLTLQRELGTDTLKKLASDKTGAAWDDPKVLKAAQLVQAMRDKGDFLKGYESSKSIDEEGDWAKGQAAFYLSGTWVPSEAAPNAAAGFTFDSIQLPALDSGNTDTGINFFGFAVPKTAKHSDAAEKFVAFFMKKEELSGISTQALNLTPRADIAPPAQLASMSKALTGTVYADQAHLSVDYADWTNKMLNPEMIRLITGQDDAAKFVANGRQGTIDYWKSAS